The genomic stretch TAAGCTCTCCGCGTTTTTTAACAGTTTTTAAGGCATCTTCAAATGATAAACCCCCAGCGGCTACCAAAGCGGAAAACTCGCCCAAACTATGCCCTGCAACCGCATTTGCTTTAAGTCCATACTCTTCATTTAACACTTCTAAAATAGCCACACTTAACAACAAGATTGCAGGTTGAGCATTGTAGGTCAATTGAAGTTCTTCCGAAGGTCCATCAAAAATCAATGCTGATAGATCTTGGTTTAAAATATCATTGGCTTGTTCAAACTTTTGTTTCACTAAAGCGTACCTTTGATAAAGCTCTTGTCCCATACCTACTTTTTGAGAACCTTGCCCTGGAAACAAAAATATTGTACTCATAGCATCTCCTTTTAGCCTTTAATTTAATGAATCAATTGTTATTGCTGACTTAGCAAGTTTAAATAATTTTCAACAATTGAGCTGTCCCAATTGTTAATGCCAACAATTTTATCCGTAATTTTACCTGTTTTATCTATGATGAATGTTTCAGGAACCTTAATGGCATCAAAGCGATTGGCTGTTAGTTTTTTTTGATCCAGTAAAATATCAAATTTTGGATATTTGTTGGCAAATAAGCGTTCAAAAAATCTATCCAAAGCTGGTTTTCCTTCAGTATCAATACTTACAGCTAAAAAAACTATGTTTTTATTATCTTTAATTTTAGCAAATAATTTCTCTAACTCTGGCAACTCTTCAACACAAGGTTTACACCACGTCGCCCAAAAATGTAAAAAAACAACTTTACCGCGCAAGTCATTTGCCGTGACACTTTTATTAAGTAATTTTTGTGATACATTCTCTAAAGAAGAAACTTGAGGTGCACATGCACCAACTTTTGCTTCAACCGCACCTTTGCACACATCCGATGCAAAGGCCGATGAAACAAAAAATAGAAAGCTAAGCCCTGCTATCAATCGCATAAGGCCCAATATTATTCTTTATCAGTTGTTTTGTCTTTAGCTGGAGTCTTACCCGCTTTTTTTTCAACTGTTTTACTTGTGGCAGACTTTGTCTTTTTTTCTTCAGTCTTTGCTGGTTTAGCAGAGGCCGCTTTAGCCTGAGTGGTTTTTTTTGCTTTCTTCTTAGCAGGTTTATCACCTTCTGGTATTAACTCAATAATAGCCATAGGCGCTGCATCACCACGTCTAATTCCACCTTTGTAGATCCGAGTGTAACCACCTGGACGATCTTTAAAACGTTCAACAATGCCACCATCAAACAACTTTTGAACAGTTTCTTTTTTATATAAAACTGAAGCTGCTTGTCGTCTTGAGTGTAAATCACCTTTTTTACCTAAAGTAATCAATGGCTCTACAACTTTTCTAAGCTCTTTCGCTTTCACCAAGGTGGTTGTAATACGTTCATGTTCAATCAATTGATCAGCCAAACCTCTCATCAAAGCTTTACGCTGATGAGGTCTGCGACCAAAATTTCTTTTTCTCATCTGGTGTCTCATACTACTGACTCTCCCAATGCCGCACTGACTTGTCCAACGGCTGAGTTGTTTCTTCTTAACTTCTCAATTTCTTTAACGGTTTCTAAGTCTAGTTTCATACCCAGACCTAAACCCATCTCAGTTAAAATTTCTTTGATTTCATTCAAAGATTTACGACCAAAATTTTTGGTTTTCAACATGTCCATTTCTGTTTTCTGAACCAATTCACCAATAAATTTTAAATCTGCATTTTGTAAGCAATTTGCTGAACGAACAGACAACTCGAGCTCTTCAACTTTTCTTAGCAAATGCTCATTGATTTTATTAGGAACTTCTTCCTCAATCACTTCAACAATTTCAGGCTCAGCAGTTTTTTCATCAAAGTTAATGAATACTTGTACTTGTTCTTTAATAATTTTAGCTGCATAGGCCACTGCATCCTCAGGTGCAATTGCACCATTGGTCCACACTTCTAATGTTAATTTATCAAAGTCCGTTTTTTTACCCACACGCGCTTGTGTTACATTATAGTTAACACGCTTAATTGGAGAAAATGCTGAATCAATAGAAATTGCCCCAATTTCATCGTCTTCATCTTTATTTTCTTCTGAAGTTACATAACCACGACCCATCTTAACAGTCATTTCTGCTTCTAATTTGCCATTTTCATCCAAAGAAGCAATGTGATGCTCAGGATTAAGAATTTCAATATTATCATTGGTCATGATATCTTTTGCAGTTACATCGCCTTGACCAGAAGCTTTAATAGTAATGGTTTCAGGACCTTCAGAGTGACATTTAATACGAACACCCTTAAGATTCAAGATAATATCAGATACATCTTCAGCAACACCACGGATGGTTGAAAACTCATGCTCTACGCCCTTAACTTTTACTTTAGTTATCGCAGCACCTTGCAATGAAGACAACAAAACTCTTCGTAAAGAGTTACCCATTGTAAGACCAAAACCTCTTTCTAGAGGTTTTACAGTAAATTTACCATAATTCTCACGATTTGGATCTCTTTCCAGCTCTACTTTTTCAGGTTCAATCAGATCTTTCCAGTTCTTATACATACCATTTTCTCCTTCATTGCTCTGGTAGTTTTATTAAGAGGGATCTTCCCCCTTCTCAGTCAAAAAACGTGGTTTATGACTGACTCATCCCACCCAGATCAAGTTTTATACAATAAAACTTTCTCTTCTTAAGCATAAATTATTTATTCGTACTAGCGTCTCCTAAATATTATTACAATTAATCAAACTCTTCTTCTTTTAGGTGGACGACATCCATTGTGTGGAATAGGTGTGACGTCACGAATGGAGTTAACTCTAATTCCAGCGGATTGAATTGCTCTTACTGCAGCTTCACGGCCAGCTCCAGGGCCTTTAATATCAACATCCACAGACTTCAAGCCATAGGTATCTACAGCAACCCTAGCTGCTTTTTCAGCAGCAATCTGAGCAGCAAAGGGGGTAGATTTTTTTGATCCTTTAAACCCTTGTGCTCCGGCACTTGACCATGACAATACGTTACCATTTGGTTCAGTAATAGAAACCATTGTATTGTTAAATGTAGCTTGAACTTTTACCATTCCATGTGGAATCGTTCTTTTTTCTTTTTTCTTTTTTGTTACTTTTTTCTTTACTGCAGCCATGCTTACCTCTTCAGTCTTATTTTCCAACCGGTCTATTTACTTTAACCGCTATTTTGCTTTTACCTTTTCTTGTTCTTGCATTGGTGTGCGTTCTTTGCCCGCGAACTGGTAAACCTTTTCTATGACGCATTCCTCTGTAACATCCTAAATCCATAAGACGCTTGATATTGGCATTGACTTCTCTACGAAGGTCACCTTCCACTTTATAGTTTTGGTCTATGATATCACGAATTCTAACCAATTCACCTTCAGCCAACTCATCAACTTTTTTAAACTTATCAACATTAGCAGCATCACATATAGATGTGGCCCTGGTATAACCAACACCATAAATATACGTTAAAGCGTAATCAATTCTTTTCTTTTTAGGTAACTCAACACCTGAAATACGTGCCATTTTTTCTCCTTAACCCTGTCTTTGCTTATGCCTTGGATTATCACAAATAACCCTAACCACTCCTTTGCGGCGGATTACTTTACATTTATTACAAATTTTCTTTACTGATACTCTTACTTTCATATCTACCTCTATACTTGGGTCAAAATTTCTGGCCCATTTTCAGTAATTGCCACCGTATGCTCAAAATGAGCCGACAAACTACCATCTTCTGTGACAGCCGTCCAGCCATCATCTAAAATATTTACTTTTGGCCCGCCTATATTCACCATAGGCTCAATGGCCAAAACCATACCTACTTTTAGCATCATACCAGTGCCTGCTATGCCGTAATTGGGCACTTGTGGGTCTTCATGCAATTGCTTGCCAATACCATGTCCGACAAACTCTCTTACAACACTATAGCCCTCTTTTTCAACACATTTTTGCACGGCCGCACCAATATCATTTAATCTGCCACCAGGCCGAGCTTGATCGATACCTCTATACAATGACTCTTCCGTAGTTTTTAAAAGCTTTTGTGCCTCTAAAGAAACTTTTCCTACCATGCAAGTTACAGCAGTATCCGCGTAGAAACCATTTAAAATAGCCCCCATGTCCATGCCCAAAACATCTCCTTCTTCCAATACTCTATTGCTAGGAATACCGTGAACAACTTCTTCATTGATGGATGTACACAAAGTTGATGGAAAGCCATGGTAGCCTTTAAATGCTGGAACAGCTCCTTTTTCTCTAATCATAGCCTCAGCTTTTTTATCTAGCTCTAAGGTTGTCACTCCAGGCTTAACCATTTCTTTTAAAGTTTCACGAACACCGGCCAATAACCTGTTGACTTTACGCATAATTTCAAGTTCTTCTTTAGACTTAATATTAACCATTTTGACGCTCCAAACATGTTTTAATATTGTCCCAAACTTTTTCAACATTCTCAGAGGCATCAATGGTATATAACTTCCCTTGAGTTTCATAATAACTGCATAAAGGTTGCGTTTGTTTTCTATAAACATCTAGCCGATTTTTTATAACCTCAGGATTATCGTCTTTACGACCTCTTCCAATCAAACGATCAATGACAACATCTTCTTTAACATCAAGGTTAATCACACAGTTTATTTTATCTTTTAATTTGAAAAACACTTCATCCAATTGTTTGGCTTGTTCAAGATTCCTTGGAAAACCATCAAACAAAACCCCTTGTGCTGCAGGAAGTTTTTCTTGAATCATTGCAAAAACAATCTCATCTGGCACCAAATCACCCCGGTCCATGTAAGATTTTGCCTTCAAACCCAGTTCAGTTTCTTTACTCAGAGATTCTCTCAATAAATCACCCGAAGAAATATGCTTAAGACCAAAATGCTCTTTAACATTTTCTGCTTGTGTGCCTTTACCGGCACCTGGGGCTCCTAAAAATATAACGTTCATGACTAATACCTTAACCAGCTCTACGACCTTTTAATTTTCTACCTTTTAAACTACCACCCATCATGGCGTCATAATCATGGCTGACTAAATGCGCTTGAATCTGTGACATAGTGTCTAAAGCCACACCCACAACAATCAATAAACTGGTTCCACCAAAATAAAAAGATACTCCTGCATTGCTTTGTAAAACACCAGGCAAAACACAAACCAAACAAGTATAAATAGCCCCAACAAATGCAATACGCACAATGACTTTTTCTAAGTAATCGGCTGTTGCTTTGCCAGGTCTAATACCAGGAATATAGCCACCAGATTTTTTGATATTTTCAGAAATTTTTTCTGGATTGGTTTGGTCCTGAATTGCAGTATAGAAGAAAAAGAAAAAGATAATAAGAACAACCATAATAACATTGGTTATCCAACCATCAAATGACAAATATTGTTGACTAAAACGTTGCAACCACGGGATATTAGATAAGCGAACCAACGATATCGGACCAGAAATAATAGCCATAGCAAAAATTGCAGCCATAACTCCAGCAGAATTCACTTTAATTGGGATCCCCGTATTTTGTCCCTGAAAAACTTTTCTACCCACAACACGTTTAGCAACTTGTACAGGAACTCTTCTATAAGCCTGCTCAACGTAAACGATACCATAAACAACTGCCGCCATAAAAACACACATAAAAATCAAACTTAAAACAGCCATTTGATTTTCTTGTACTAATGTTAAAGTGTTAGAAATAGCACCCGGTAGGCCCGCCACAATACCAGCATAAATAATTAGTGATATTCCATTACCTATGCCACGCTCAGTAATCTGTTCACCCAACCACATTAAAAACGCAGTCCCCGCAGCTAAGGTTATTACTGTTTGTATTTTAAATGCTAAACCTGGGTTAAT from Oligoflexia bacterium encodes the following:
- a CDS encoding TlpA disulfide reductase family protein, with the protein product MRLIAGLSFLFFVSSAFASDVCKGAVEAKVGACAPQVSSLENVSQKLLNKSVTANDLRGKVVFLHFWATWCKPCVEELPELEKLFAKIKDNKNIVFLAVSIDTEGKPALDRFFERLFANKYPKFDILLDQKKLTANRFDAIKVPETFIIDKTGKITDKIVGINNWDSSIVENYLNLLSQQ
- the rplQ gene encoding 50S ribosomal protein L17, producing the protein MRKRNFGRRPHQRKALMRGLADQLIEHERITTTLVKAKELRKVVEPLITLGKKGDLHSRRQAASVLYKKETVQKLFDGGIVERFKDRPGGYTRIYKGGIRRGDAAPMAIIELIPEGDKPAKKKAKKTTQAKAASAKPAKTEEKKTKSATSKTVEKKAGKTPAKDKTTDKE
- a CDS encoding DNA-directed RNA polymerase subunit alpha, with the translated sequence MYKNWKDLIEPEKVELERDPNRENYGKFTVKPLERGFGLTMGNSLRRVLLSSLQGAAITKVKVKGVEHEFSTIRGVAEDVSDIILNLKGVRIKCHSEGPETITIKASGQGDVTAKDIMTNDNIEILNPEHHIASLDENGKLEAEMTVKMGRGYVTSEENKDEDDEIGAISIDSAFSPIKRVNYNVTQARVGKKTDFDKLTLEVWTNGAIAPEDAVAYAAKIIKEQVQVFINFDEKTAEPEIVEVIEEEVPNKINEHLLRKVEELELSVRSANCLQNADLKFIGELVQKTEMDMLKTKNFGRKSLNEIKEILTEMGLGLGMKLDLETVKEIEKLRRNNSAVGQVSAALGESVV
- the rpsK gene encoding 30S ribosomal protein S11; translation: MAAVKKKVTKKKKEKRTIPHGMVKVQATFNNTMVSITEPNGNVLSWSSAGAQGFKGSKKSTPFAAQIAAEKAARVAVDTYGLKSVDVDIKGPGAGREAAVRAIQSAGIRVNSIRDVTPIPHNGCRPPKRRRV
- the rpsM gene encoding 30S ribosomal protein S13, whose product is MARISGVELPKKKRIDYALTYIYGVGYTRATSICDAANVDKFKKVDELAEGELVRIRDIIDQNYKVEGDLRREVNANIKRLMDLGCYRGMRHRKGLPVRGQRTHTNARTRKGKSKIAVKVNRPVGK
- the rpmJ gene encoding 50S ribosomal protein L36 — encoded protein: MKVRVSVKKICNKCKVIRRKGVVRVICDNPRHKQRQG
- the map gene encoding type I methionyl aminopeptidase, producing the protein MVNIKSKEELEIMRKVNRLLAGVRETLKEMVKPGVTTLELDKKAEAMIREKGAVPAFKGYHGFPSTLCTSINEEVVHGIPSNRVLEEGDVLGMDMGAILNGFYADTAVTCMVGKVSLEAQKLLKTTEESLYRGIDQARPGGRLNDIGAAVQKCVEKEGYSVVREFVGHGIGKQLHEDPQVPNYGIAGTGMMLKVGMVLAIEPMVNIGGPKVNILDDGWTAVTEDGSLSAHFEHTVAITENGPEILTQV
- a CDS encoding adenylate kinase, yielding MNVIFLGAPGAGKGTQAENVKEHFGLKHISSGDLLRESLSKETELGLKAKSYMDRGDLVPDEIVFAMIQEKLPAAQGVLFDGFPRNLEQAKQLDEVFFKLKDKINCVINLDVKEDVVIDRLIGRGRKDDNPEVIKNRLDVYRKQTQPLCSYYETQGKLYTIDASENVEKVWDNIKTCLERQNG
- the secY gene encoding preprotein translocase subunit SecY, encoding MSTVANMAKVPELRKRILFTLGMLAVYRLGVHVPSPGIDAAELAKFFSDKGDTILGVFNVFSGGALERLSIFALGIMPYISASIIMQLLAPTIPYLERLKKEGELGNRKITQYSRYLTIVISCAQGFGLAAYFQSQGVVINPGLAFKIQTVITLAAGTAFLMWLGEQITERGIGNGISLIIYAGIVAGLPGAISNTLTLVQENQMAVLSLIFMCVFMAAVVYGIVYVEQAYRRVPVQVAKRVVGRKVFQGQNTGIPIKVNSAGVMAAIFAMAIISGPISLVRLSNIPWLQRFSQQYLSFDGWITNVIMVVLIIFFFFFYTAIQDQTNPEKISENIKKSGGYIPGIRPGKATADYLEKVIVRIAFVGAIYTCLVCVLPGVLQSNAGVSFYFGGTSLLIVVGVALDTMSQIQAHLVSHDYDAMMGGSLKGRKLKGRRAG